The genome window ATCCTAACAATTGCGAGCTATCCTGTAAAAAACACACAACTGTTTTTAGGAGGTCAAAAGATGGGTATGATGGATAAAATGATGGGAATCATGATAGGCCGGTTGTCCAGGCAGGAAAGACGAGATGATGGATAAGATGATACAAAACGATCAGCTCAAATATAAGCTGCCGATCATCAAGACCCACATGATGCCGGATGTATCCGTGGGATGCTTCCGGAGCTGACCCCCGAGCAGAGGCTGTCATTTGCACTCGAGGTCAACTCAATAATTAAGGTAAAAGCTACTCTGGATATGACTGAAAAAGAGAAGCAGGCCTTTCTCGACAAGATCGCGAAGTCGATCACAGGTTGATCGATTTTTCATAGAGAAACCTTCAAAAATATAGTTAACATGTTCCGCGATGCTGACGATACCTCTAACAAAGCATGGAGGTCGGATGGCATTGGTGAGTTGGAACTCGTCATTTGAAATCGGAATCGAACATATAGATAACCAGCACAAGCGGATTGTCGAGCTTCTCAATAAACTTCAGGAAACGCTCAACCAGGGCGTTGTCGGCCGTGAGCTGGGCGAGGTTTTAGCCGGGCTGGTCGATTACACCAGGACCCATTTTGCCGACGAAGAAGAATTCATGCGCAAGATCGAATTTCCCGAATACGACCATCACAAGAAACTGCACGATCGCCTGACCGAACAGGTGGTGGCGATTCTGGTCAAGCTCAAGAAGGGCGGAAATGTAAATGTACGCGAGCTGATGTCGTTTCTCAAGCGCTGGCTGATCGAACATATCGTCCGCGAAGACAAAAAGATCGCACTCTCCAAAAATGTGAAAATCACTGCACCCGTTCAGTAATACAGTGATCCTCGGTGTAACCTGTCTGTTCTATTCAGACAGGTTTTTTTATGTCCGCACATATCGCGAACCTCTTTATAGGCCGACTTGAAAGAAACGGAACATGCCCTCTCTCAATATGTTACAGAGTATAAACAATACAGGGAGGATTAATGCGTTACAAATTACTTGGAAACAGCGGGCTGCGTGTCTCGGAATTGTGCCTGGGGACGATGACTTTCGGTACTGACTGGGAGTGGGGTGCTGATAAAGACGAAAGCAAAAAGATCTTCGACATCTTCGCCGAAGCTGGCGGGAATTTCCTCGATACAGCAAATATGTACACCAACGGCACTTCCGAAAAGTTCGTGGGTGAATTTATTGTCACCGACCGTGACCGTTTCGTGGTCGCGACAAAATACACGCTTTCAATGCAGAAAGATGACACCAACGCCAGCGGAAATCATCGTAAAAACCTCAAGCGCTCGGTCGAAGCCAGCCTCGAACGTCTCAACACCGATTATATCGATCTGCTGTGGGTGCATGCCTGGGATTACACCACGCCGGTGGCAGAGTTGATGCGTGCTCTGGATGACCTGGTGCGTCAGGGCAAGGTGCTCTATTTGGGCATCTCCGACACTCCCGCCTGGGTGGTGGCACGGGCAAATATGCTGGCTGAAGAACGGGGATTGACACCTTTTTCCGCCCTGCAGGTAAAGTACAGCCTTCTGGAACGGACAGTTGAACGCGAACTTATGCCGATGGCGCGCGAACTGGATCTGGCGGTGACACCCTGGTCTGTGATCGGCGGAGGTGTGCTGAGCGGAAAGTATACCAAATCCGGCAGTGAAATTCAGGCTAAAGATTCCAAGCGAGTGGCTACTCGCGATGATATCCCGGAGCGCGATATGGAAATCGCGGCCGTGGTGCAGAAGATCGCCGATGAAAAGCATGCCAGCCCGGTCCAGGTGGCGGTCAACTGGACCCGTCAGCAACCCGGTCTGATCATTCCGCTGATCGGCGCGCGAACCGCCGAGCAGGTCAATGACTGGCTGGGATGCCTTGATTTTACATTGGATTACAGTGATCTCCGTCGACTCGATGAGGTCAGCAGAATTGATTTGGGTTTTCCGCACGAGTTTCTCAAAAACGATCATATCCTCAAGCTGGTCTACGGCGACAACTATGATAAGATCGACAATCACCATTTCAAATCCTGATGAACTTTGATCAAAAAACCCGCTCAAGACTGTTCAGATCAATTTTGGGATTATTGTTGTGGCTGACAGTCTGCTATTCGATCGCATTCTGGGGTATGCAATATCCGATCGGGCAGTGGTATGAGGAACTCAAAAAACCGCCCCTGACTCCGCCCGGGATCGTGTTTGCTCCGGTCTGGACAGTTCTCTATACACTCATGGCTGTGGCTGCCTGGAGGATCTGGCATAAGTATCGCTTTCATCGCGCACCTTATGCCCTGTTGGCTTTTCTGTTCCAGCTGTTCTTGAATGGGATGTGGTCATATCTGTTTTTTGGCAAGCAATCCCCGGGGTTTGCGCTTATCGATTTGGTTTTGCTCTGGCTGGCTATTCTGACAACGATAATTCTTTTCTGGAAGCGCTCGCAACTGTCTGCTTTGCTCATGATACCGTACCTGGCATGGGTGAGTTTTGCTGGCTATCTCAATTTTTCGGTCTGGTACCTGAATCGCTGACTCTATTGTTATTGCGATTAAAATGACATTAATTCTAAATTATGCTTATATTGTTTGTGATTGTTGTAACAATATAATATTGCATTACTGAAACATATTATGGTTGTTTAGCGTATATGTTAATAGATACTATGTGAATATATTCACATTATAACTAACTACAAACTTCCACTTTGGAGGTACTGTTATGGCAGAGATGATGAAAGCCTTTGTGATGAAGGGGATCGGCAAAACCGGTTTTATGGATAAACCGATTCCTGAGGCTGGCCCCAATGATGCAATTATTAAGACGACCAAAGCGCTTGTCTGCACGTCTGACGTTCACACTGTCAAGGGGGCGTTGGGTGACCGTCAGGACCTGACTTTCGGCCATGAGGCGGTCGGGATAATCAATGAGCTGGGCAGTGAAGTCAAAAGCTTCAAGGTCGGCCAGCGGGTAGCGGTCAACGCAATCACCCCAGACTTCAAGTGCGACAACTGTTTAAGAGGGTATCCCTCGCAGTGTGGAGAGATGCTGGGGGGCTGGAAGTTCGCCAATATCAAGGACGGCAGTTTCGCTGAATATTTTCATGTCAACG of Candidatus Zixiibacteriota bacterium contains these proteins:
- a CDS encoding bacteriohemerythrin, with translation MLTIPLTKHGGRMALVSWNSSFEIGIEHIDNQHKRIVELLNKLQETLNQGVVGRELGEVLAGLVDYTRTHFADEEEFMRKIEFPEYDHHKKLHDRLTEQVVAILVKLKKGGNVNVRELMSFLKRWLIEHIVREDKKIALSKNVKITAPVQ
- a CDS encoding aldo/keto reductase codes for the protein MRYKLLGNSGLRVSELCLGTMTFGTDWEWGADKDESKKIFDIFAEAGGNFLDTANMYTNGTSEKFVGEFIVTDRDRFVVATKYTLSMQKDDTNASGNHRKNLKRSVEASLERLNTDYIDLLWVHAWDYTTPVAELMRALDDLVRQGKVLYLGISDTPAWVVARANMLAEERGLTPFSALQVKYSLLERTVERELMPMARELDLAVTPWSVIGGGVLSGKYTKSGSEIQAKDSKRVATRDDIPERDMEIAAVVQKIADEKHASPVQVAVNWTRQQPGLIIPLIGARTAEQVNDWLGCLDFTLDYSDLRRLDEVSRIDLGFPHEFLKNDHILKLVYGDNYDKIDNHHFKS
- a CDS encoding tryptophan-rich sensory protein → MNFDQKTRSRLFRSILGLLLWLTVCYSIAFWGMQYPIGQWYEELKKPPLTPPGIVFAPVWTVLYTLMAVAAWRIWHKYRFHRAPYALLAFLFQLFLNGMWSYLFFGKQSPGFALIDLVLLWLAILTTIILFWKRSQLSALLMIPYLAWVSFAGYLNFSVWYLNR